One genomic window of Arachis stenosperma cultivar V10309 chromosome 10, arast.V10309.gnm1.PFL2, whole genome shotgun sequence includes the following:
- the LOC130957194 gene encoding peptide methionine sulfoxide reductase B5-like, with amino-acid sequence MEIEGYWEYNKFYEEGVYNCAGYATPLYKSSTKFDSGYGWPPAFFEGLLGAINRSPDPYGRRTEITCAACGGHLGHVFKGEGFKTPTDERQCVNSVSVKFIPANSAA; translated from the exons ATGGAGATTGAAGGGTACTGGGAATATAACAAGTTCTATGAAGAAGGAGTTTACAACTGTGCTGGGTATGCAACTCCTCTTTACAAGTCTTCCACTAAATTTGACTCTGGTTATGGTTGgcct cctGCTTTCTTTGAGGGTTTACTTGGTGCCATCAATCGCTCA CCAGACCCATATGGGAGGAGGACTGAGATAACTTGTGCAGCATGTGGTGGCCATTTGGGTCATGTTTTCAAAGGAGAGGGGTTCAAGACACCCACTGATGAACGCCAATGTGTTAATAGTGTTTCCGTTAAGTTTATTCCAGCTAATTCTGCTGCTTAA